Within the Oryzias melastigma strain HK-1 linkage group LG8, ASM292280v2, whole genome shotgun sequence genome, the region tgttttgttgaaaaagtcaaattaagaTGCGTAAACTCTACACGCCTTATCACAACttccaaaataattatttactgCCACGCAAGCAGCATGAATTCAAGCCCGAGGTTATTTTCAGCGCCTCAAAGACTGTGATGCATTGCCACAaggagtttttttaaacaccagaCACCATCACGAATGTCCTTCATATGAATGCTCTCATAATAAAGCCATGCGTGTCTCAGCTGCGTAAGACAAGAAGTCTGGCGCTTCGTGCTGAAACGCTGCCATTGTGCAGCTGGATTTGTTTGTGCAGCGTGATACAGTCCATATGTTCCCATTTCTAAAATAACCGTTTTGCTTTAGgacattttaaaagagaaaacaagtgTTTTGACAGTTTACGGACAGGAAGATTTTAAGAATTAAGTTGATTTAGGtgtatattttggaaaaaaatgtccacaTGATTAGTGCATATATAGCAAATTCTGCAACTCAGAAACACTCAAGACAACAATTCTATGTCTTTGAATCATCGTTTTACAGCAACCTTTTTAGTCAGGCTGCATACCGCCCGCCCATCTGCACAAACACATGAGTCTACACTCTTCCCACCCATCCAAGAGGTGAAAACGATCCAGAATACATTGCCAAAATGTGTCTGCTAAGATTATCAGCGCCGGCAAGTATGAAAGTAGCACGATTCACACTCTACAGGCAGTGGAAACACAGCCATCGCAGACAATAGCATTCAGGGGTCCGTCAGCCGTGACAAAGTCAACAGTTCGTGTCAGGGGAGTAACGCTGAAAATGTTCAGCAGATTTTTGTCTGGAATTTTTTTCCCACCCAGTGAGCAGAGCAGGCCTTTAGGGCCATGATTACGTTTGAGgctgagaaaacaaaatgttaaaagccACAGAAGAATGTTATTAAAGNNNNNNNNNNNNNNNNNNNNNNNNNNNNNNNNNNNNNNNNNNNNNNNNNNNNNNNNNNNNNNNNNNNNNNTGCAGAAATAAGAAGATAACATAATAGAAGCAAACAATTGTGCAAATATCTGACTGAACTGtgcatttttgtcactttttgtgTTGTAGTATACACAGTATATATACGACTACAACTCTACAATTATACAATCACCATTGTTAGATATTATTTCCTAAAGATAAGAAATCATGTAACATGCGCTgacttttttgtctaaaatacgGAGAACTACcatatattcatttatttaattggaATTCCTCAATGCAATAAGTTATTTGGTTAAATGACGAGTGCATTTTCATTTACTAGTTATATTTTATGGTTAAAGTAAGCAAAAACGTGTTATTTAATACACATTTTCTGTTAGTAACAATTTAATTAGAACAGGGAACATCTGGTAAATGTCAataatgttgattaaaaaaaaaacaacaatttctgAAGTATATGTAACAGGTTTGAAAAACTACTGTAACCATACAATTAACAAATGCCTAAAATtggattatgcttttttttcaaatagttaaaaaaataaacatttatttttctgcatcatGAGAAATCATTAGTAAAGAGTCAAATACAAATGTGAATACAATTTACAAACAGATTCAAATTCTATGTGTTTCTGTCAAATTGACAtgcataaaattgtaaatttacaatagCTAGAAAGTCTGTCAGTCATTCATAAATCTATGTCATGGGCTAACAACGAGTGTCTGCAGCACCACCACGTCACACTGAATACGCTGCAAAAACGGAATCTTAAGGAAATACAAATATCTTGCAAGATAAACAATCTTATTAGGAAAGTTTTTCCAATTGCAAAAGGAttagtgactagaatttttttcttacaataaaaATTCTTGGCaagaccatttttcttaccccatATATAAGATTTTTTGCTTATATAAAGTCACACTCCGATCATCGTAAAAGTGCTCCtaatgtcttttaattatggttatgttgttttagccaaaatttaaaaaaaaaaaatgtgttgttttctagaacatagtttctgcagagcggcagtcattcattagaaatttgtctctgagttgtggacaggtCTGTTGCCATGGAGTAAGACcacctttttttctgattcaaaacaacttgaataaaaaaatactcagaaaatgcaaaacttaagcttatatttctttttatgtgtCCTATATTATGAGAAAATTCGTGCAAACCATTTAAAGAATGggaatttttaaaagaatgatctttttttaaacttgtcatgtttttgcagtgtaaccatagactgtataaaatataatgtatattttacagtcaatgagtgTAACCCCTCCAAAGAACCACAGCAGCAGAACCCGAGGGGCCAAACTGGCGCGAGCCTGTCGGTTCTCTGTTCTATTTATAACCCATCGTTGTCCAAACGAGGCCGAAAAGATAAGCGTGCAGCAGCAGGAAAAGGCCACACTTTGCTTTTATGTTTCAGCATGTTTGCCCTTTGTCTTCATGAAAGTTAAACAGAGGCGGAGGGGGTTTGCTAACTTGTAACATAATGGCCTAAAAAGGGTGAGCGGCCCCTTTAAGAAACTCAAAACAATCGTCTACTTCCGGTTTGGCTAATGAGAAAACGAAACGACAACAAAtagttgaaataaataaaaacgtatGTTTCTCTAATTTCATTTAAGCCCATTTCCCCCCTcgtttacatttatatttattcaattgaTTTTTAAGTCCTCTCGTAATTCAAGGCTATGGCGGGAGCGAAAAGAAAGATGCTAGCTTTAGCCGTTTCTCCTGGACGGTCCGAATCTGCGAATAAACCCCCAAACCAAACGCAATTAAAACGCAAAGCTTCGCCCGCCAAGCTGAAAAAGTTGTTTGTGAGTGACAATGTTCAAAATGTGGTGTCGGAACGAAGCCAGTATTTTACCAGAGAGCCGCAGCACAGACTGGGAGAGGATTTTTTCCACCAGCCATGCATCAGTTTGGCTAAAGCACTCCTCGGGAAGGTAATCTGACACATCTGAAACAcattaaattttgtaaaaataagttttagaaCTAACACTTTTCAATCAaaaattatgtgatttttttttccttttttttagttgtaaaaatgttgtgaattttTAGTTTCACGTGTCAAATGTTGATATCTttgtcttaaagacccactttcaTCATCTTATGATCTGTcctaagacatttttttattttaagaattttactTAAGTTTTAAAGCCATGATCATCATTAACTGTCGAACGATTTCTGACCAAGTTACTGTTTTGTATATAAAAACATCACaagcaaaatgcaaaaaaataaattgtaaatatttaaggtTATTCATGTTCTATTAGGGagctaataaagaaaaatgctgatCCACAATGGgagattttctcaaaatgtttcttttctgtcaAACTTTTAGTTGTTCACAAGTGGACAGACCATCTTTTTCTAAACAATGTGGGGTTTCTAGGTTCTGGTCCGCAGGTGTTCAGATGGCACAGAACTACGGGGCAGAATCGTGGAAACCGAATCCTACCTTGGAGGGGAAGACAAGGCCTCCCACTCAGCTGGAGGCAGACGCACTGACAGGAACTTAGCCATGTTTATGAAGCCGGGAACCATTTACGTCTATCCCATCTATGGGATCTACCTCTGTATGAACATCTCCAGTGAAGGTAAAACCATCAATCCTGCAGTGAATGGATATATTAGGTCAATGTTTGGATTATTAAATTTAGTTGTGTTTTCAATCAAAAGAAGACGGTGGATATTTTGCTGACGGATGAATTCTGTGTGGGGTTTCCTTTAGGGGAAGGAGCCGCTGTGCTGCTACGCTCTTTGGAGCCTCTGCACGGTCTGCCCGTCATGCGGGAGCTGAGGGCAGCCAGACGCAAAGAGAGCGCCCGCCAGTTAAAAGACAAAGAGCTCTGCAACGGGCCCTCAAAGCTGTGCCAGGCTCTAAATATACCCCGCTGCTTTGACCGGCGAGATCTAGCCTCAG harbors:
- the mpg gene encoding DNA-3-methyladenine glycosylase, giving the protein MAGAKRKMLALAVSPGRSESANKPPNQTQLKRKASPAKLKKLFVSDNVQNVVSERSQYFTREPQHRLGEDFFHQPCISLAKALLGKVLVRRCSDGTELRGRIVETESYLGGEDKASHSAGGRRTDRNLAMFMKPGTIYVYPIYGIYLCMNISSEGEGAAVLLRSLEPLHGLPVMRELRAARRKESARQLKDKELCNGPSKLCQALNIPRCFDRRDLASDPEVWLERDPDESPIKYQDIVSAPRIGIESHGEWAKKPLRFYLRGHPCVSVVNKAAEVQSGNAVKDLGPSEVQSGTERPNRTNPQTTLPGVSI